From Pseudomonas alcaligenes, a single genomic window includes:
- the bcsB gene encoding cellulose biosynthesis cyclic di-GMP-binding regulatory protein BcsB: MSRIRNGMSSAWFALSLPLLLAVAAPAWAEEAGEVPAEVVEESAAAAPVEFVPSYSATLKQLGANYPMHLRGIEGSDSVSFDVRADQVVTRARVNLEYSYSPALLSDLSQINVMVNDQVAASLPLPKETAGTLQQQQVEIPAHLITEFNRLTLQLIGHYTMMCEDPLHSSLWAKISNSSQLELETTQIALPDDLSKLPLPFFDGRDARALELPFVFAGTPDNRTLEAAGVVSSWFGALASYRGARFPVSLGQLPEKGNAIVLLSGATPIAGIEAPQGDGPSLSLLANPNDPYGKLLLISGRDGEQLKQAAQALVSGSKLLSGASARIEQVASLQPRQPYDAPNWLPSDRPVQLGELSEAKRLSVSGYDPGTISLPMRLPPDLFDWRAKGVPLHLKYRYTPQPVSTNSSLLISLSGKFIKSLPLPSLEHLKDNQSLLAKLEDDSLLQESNLLLPLSSLPLQADLQLRFMYDYIKQGDCRDIIIDNMRGTIEPDSTLDLSGYEHFIAMPNLGVFQSSGFPFTRMADLAETAVVMPNGAGAEEFSLYLGLLGRFGDSTGLPASGVSVTQGDDDAALQGKDLLVLASGANQPLLQRWADLLPASLDGRSSFELSDLVHRVRSWVSSDSRANLRQARSSLALGTGGAGAYLTGFESPLDSGRSVVVIAAASPDKLADVGAALRGGEDYDQSIQGSLAVINGKRISSLVADEQYHVGELGWFRYLQWLLSRHLGWMLLLTALGVGLVSLLLFVSLRARARARLSD, from the coding sequence ATGAGCCGCATACGCAACGGAATGTCATCCGCCTGGTTTGCTTTGTCGCTGCCGCTGTTGCTGGCCGTGGCTGCTCCGGCCTGGGCCGAGGAAGCGGGCGAAGTGCCGGCCGAGGTGGTCGAGGAGAGCGCCGCTGCGGCGCCGGTCGAGTTCGTGCCGAGCTACAGCGCCACGCTCAAGCAGCTTGGCGCCAACTACCCGATGCACCTGCGCGGTATCGAGGGCAGCGACAGCGTCAGTTTCGACGTGCGTGCCGACCAGGTGGTGACCCGCGCCCGGGTCAACCTCGAATACAGCTACTCGCCGGCCCTGCTCAGCGACCTGTCGCAGATCAACGTGATGGTCAACGACCAGGTGGCGGCCAGCCTGCCGCTGCCCAAGGAAACCGCCGGCACCCTGCAACAGCAGCAGGTGGAGATTCCGGCGCACCTGATCACCGAGTTCAACCGCCTGACCCTGCAGCTGATCGGCCACTACACCATGATGTGCGAGGATCCGCTGCACTCCAGCCTGTGGGCCAAGATCAGCAACAGCAGCCAGCTCGAGCTGGAGACCACCCAGATCGCCCTGCCGGACGATCTGAGCAAACTGCCGCTGCCGTTCTTCGATGGCCGCGATGCACGGGCGCTGGAGCTGCCCTTCGTATTCGCCGGCACCCCGGACAACCGTACCCTGGAGGCCGCCGGGGTGGTCTCCTCGTGGTTCGGCGCCCTGGCCAGCTACCGCGGCGCGCGTTTCCCGGTCAGCCTCGGCCAGCTGCCGGAGAAGGGCAACGCCATCGTCCTGCTCAGCGGCGCCACGCCCATCGCCGGTATCGAGGCGCCGCAGGGCGACGGGCCGAGCCTGAGCCTGCTGGCCAACCCCAACGACCCGTACGGCAAGCTGCTGCTGATCAGCGGCCGCGATGGCGAGCAGCTCAAGCAGGCCGCCCAGGCCCTGGTCAGCGGCAGCAAGCTGCTGTCCGGCGCCAGCGCGCGCATCGAGCAGGTGGCCAGCCTGCAGCCGCGCCAGCCCTACGATGCGCCGAACTGGCTGCCCAGCGACCGCCCGGTACAGCTCGGCGAGCTGAGCGAGGCCAAGCGCCTCAGCGTGTCGGGCTACGACCCGGGCACCATCAGCCTGCCCATGCGCCTGCCGCCGGATCTGTTCGACTGGCGCGCCAAGGGCGTGCCGCTGCACCTCAAGTACCGCTACACGCCGCAGCCGGTGTCGACCAACTCGTCGCTGCTGATCAGCCTCAGCGGCAAGTTCATCAAGTCGCTGCCGCTGCCGTCGCTGGAGCACCTGAAGGACAACCAGTCGCTGCTGGCCAAGCTGGAAGACGACAGCCTGCTGCAGGAAAGCAACCTGCTGCTGCCGCTCAGCAGCCTGCCGCTGCAGGCGGATCTGCAGCTGCGCTTCATGTATGACTACATCAAGCAGGGCGACTGCCGCGACATCATCATCGACAACATGCGCGGCACCATCGAGCCGGATTCCACCCTCGACCTCAGCGGCTACGAGCACTTCATCGCCATGCCCAACCTGGGCGTGTTCCAGAGCAGCGGCTTCCCCTTCACCCGGATGGCCGACCTGGCGGAAACCGCGGTGGTCATGCCCAACGGCGCCGGGGCCGAGGAGTTCTCCCTGTACCTGGGCCTGCTCGGACGCTTCGGTGATTCCACCGGCCTGCCGGCCAGTGGCGTCAGCGTGACCCAGGGCGACGACGATGCCGCCCTGCAAGGCAAGGATCTGCTGGTGCTGGCCTCCGGTGCCAACCAGCCGCTGCTGCAGCGCTGGGCCGACCTGCTGCCGGCCAGCCTGGACGGGCGCTCGAGTTTCGAGCTGTCCGACCTGGTGCACCGCGTGCGCTCCTGGGTCAGCTCCGACAGCCGTGCCAACCTGCGCCAGGCGCGCAGCAGCCTGGCCCTGGGCACCGGTGGCGCCGGCGCCTACCTGACCGGTTTCGAGTCGCCGCTCGACAGCGGCCGCAGCGTGGTGGTGATCGCCGCCGCCAGCCCGGACAAGCTGGCCGATGTCGGTGCGGCCCTGCGCGGCGGTGAGGACTACGACCAGTCGATCCAGGGCAGCCTGGCGGTGATCAACGGCAAGCGCATCAGCTCGCTGGTGGCAGACGAGCAATACCATGTCGGCGAGCTGGGCTGGTTCCGCTATCTGCAGTGGCTGCTGTCGCGCCACCTGGGCTGGATGCTGCTGCTCACCGCACTGGGTGTCGGCCTGGTCAGCCTGCTGCTGTTCGTCAGCCTGCGTGCCCGTGCGCGCGCCCGTCTGAGCGATTGA
- the bcsZ gene encoding cellulose synthase complex periplasmic endoglucanase BcsZ, with protein MRRRLLSLCAGVLAFLASSAAPAACTVDWPHWQRFAERWIQPDGRVLESSLEKNHSTSEGQSYALFFALVANDPARFDKIWRWSRENLAGNDPQNILPAWLWGQGKDGSWKVQDANSASDADLWFAYTLLEADRLWHKPQYRADALSLLGQIKKQETTELPGLGPVLLPGPIGFSHIDHLWRLNPSYQPLPLLRRLAAVDPKGPWAAIAKHSVRLQQEAGEHGFAADWVGYRAVSDSAGLFTTDPMKGDIGSYDAIRVYLWAGMTNPADPLAAPLLASLDGMARATASTGMPPEKVDIRSGLGQGTAPSGFSAALVPYFQAKQQPWLADLQYQHALGALDKWQAGSGPAPFYYDYMLSLFGLGWADQLYRFAADGRLQPRWETPCSATAH; from the coding sequence ATGCGCAGACGTCTCCTGAGTCTGTGCGCCGGTGTGCTGGCCTTCCTGGCCAGCAGCGCGGCGCCGGCTGCCTGCACGGTCGACTGGCCGCACTGGCAGCGTTTCGCCGAGCGCTGGATCCAGCCTGACGGACGGGTGCTGGAGTCCAGCCTGGAGAAGAACCACAGCACTTCCGAAGGGCAGTCCTATGCGCTGTTCTTCGCCCTGGTGGCCAACGACCCGGCGCGCTTCGACAAAATCTGGCGCTGGAGCCGCGAGAACCTGGCCGGCAACGATCCGCAGAACATCCTGCCGGCCTGGCTGTGGGGGCAGGGCAAGGATGGCAGCTGGAAAGTGCAGGACGCCAACTCGGCCTCCGACGCCGACCTGTGGTTCGCCTACACCCTGCTCGAGGCCGACCGCCTGTGGCACAAGCCGCAGTACCGCGCCGATGCGCTGAGCCTGCTGGGCCAGATCAAGAAACAGGAAACCACCGAGCTGCCGGGCCTGGGCCCGGTGCTGCTGCCGGGGCCGATCGGCTTCTCGCATATCGACCACCTGTGGCGCCTCAATCCCAGCTACCAGCCGCTGCCGCTGCTGCGCCGCCTGGCCGCCGTCGATCCCAAAGGGCCCTGGGCGGCCATCGCCAAGCACAGCGTGCGCCTGCAGCAGGAAGCCGGCGAGCACGGCTTCGCCGCCGACTGGGTTGGCTACCGCGCGGTTTCCGACAGCGCGGGGCTGTTCACCACGGATCCGATGAAGGGCGATATCGGCAGCTACGATGCCATTCGCGTCTACCTCTGGGCCGGCATGACCAACCCGGCCGACCCGTTGGCCGCGCCGCTGCTCGCCAGCCTGGACGGCATGGCGCGCGCCACCGCCTCCACCGGCATGCCGCCGGAGAAGGTGGATATCCGCAGCGGCCTCGGCCAGGGCACGGCGCCGTCCGGTTTCTCCGCCGCCCTGGTGCCGTATTTTCAGGCCAAGCAGCAGCCCTGGCTGGCCGACCTGCAGTACCAGCACGCCCTCGGCGCGCTGGACAAGTGGCAGGCCGGCAGCGGCCCCGCCCCTTTCTATTACGACTACATGCTGAGCCTGTTCGGCCTCGGTTGGGCTGATCAGCTCTACCGCTTCGCCGCCGACGGCCGCCTGCAACCGCGCTGGGAGACTCCATGTTCCGCTACCGCCCACTGA
- a CDS encoding cellulose biosynthesis protein BcsC produces MFRYRPLTLALLATLAHGSVQAEAEDPRSLLIQQGHFWQAQEKPKRATEVWNKLLLLDAGQPDALYGLGLIEVQEKRLAQAGGYLQRLQALQPVPRQALQLEQDIRLADPANQALLDEARLLVENSDRPQAAEVYRRALGDQPGQGQIGLEVYNNLGYVDGHWAEARSGLERLLRESPSDPYIALFLAKHLARHEDSRTEGVRALAKLAQREDIGGDADESWRLTLTWMGPPQKAQQPLFEEFLRSHPDDEEIRAQLEKGRSQPSTAGGSQWRRDPVLDRGLKALEKGDLAVAERDLTDYLKSHPKDADALGGLGILRQRQERFEDAEVLLTSAVKQGGGRSWQSALDDVRYWSLLQRARDNLAGERSSDARQQLEQARKLKPKDAEALLSLAELQAQQGELAAAEAGFRQALAQHSQETRALRGLAQVLGDQGKPEEALSLLERLPKSERDKLGGLGQLRAEQALQRAKAAEQRGDSQGMRRELEAALRDDPNNAWARFALARLYVDLGAVDEARSLMDGLLKARPNDRDALYTSALLSIQLQEWKRAQTTLAQIPREARNADINRLVAEVDFNLQLQQINELSSNGRKAEARAFLGRIEALAEGKPARLSALASAYADAADPQRAIAIMRDLLARSPRTDLSLTLSYGRVLLEAEQDAEVAALLRDLQGRSMTAEQRKQYDDLLFYYRVRQAEQLRQRGELAAAYDTLAPALAQRPQDRLAVSALARMYGANGDTGKALELFKPLVKRHPDDANLLVGAADMAAQEAENDYAEDALERALKRAPNDVDILTTAARVYRYLGRTGKAAELLKKVVAQEKLEQTPSFAASTAPAAAPRNPFAGIGSAAASGEAIPAPAQSLALADEPVPAPASRSIPTPVGGSALLAAEEPAYRAAPQPLSRQPQPETNPFVVAAEDEEEIDPRAGMSEAARALDDILQQRSPYLVQGVSGRSNDSESGLSKLTAVEAPFEASMPLGDNRLAVRVTPVSLNAGSLDENAYDRFGGGPAASLAKPGVSPGSQKDSGVGLAVAFDSPGEGLKADLGTTPQGFLYSTAVGGVSLERAFAGSPDLHWSAKVSRRAVTDSLLSFAGAEDKRTGQQWGGVTANGGRAQLAYDNREMGAYAYGGWHRLLGNHVEDNDRAELGTGVYWYLQNDENSQSTIGLDLLGIGYQQNQGYFTYGHGGYFSPQTFFALGVPVSWARRYERLTVKLKGSVGVQHIRQDDADFYPDDDKLQAAASKALGYDAVYEGSSDTGIGYNLSGAAEYRLGSNFFVGGQAGVDNAQDYRQWSGGLYLRYMLEDQTGPLALPVSPYQSPYAN; encoded by the coding sequence ATGTTCCGCTACCGCCCACTGACCCTGGCACTGTTGGCCACCCTGGCCCACGGCAGCGTCCAGGCCGAGGCGGAAGATCCGCGCAGCCTGCTGATCCAGCAGGGGCATTTCTGGCAGGCCCAGGAAAAACCCAAGCGTGCCACCGAGGTGTGGAACAAGCTGCTGCTGCTCGACGCCGGCCAGCCCGATGCGCTGTACGGCCTGGGCCTGATCGAGGTGCAGGAGAAGCGGCTGGCGCAGGCTGGTGGCTACCTGCAGCGCCTGCAGGCACTGCAACCGGTGCCGCGCCAGGCCCTGCAGCTGGAGCAGGATATTCGCCTGGCCGATCCGGCCAACCAGGCCCTGCTCGACGAAGCGCGCCTACTGGTGGAAAACAGCGACCGGCCGCAGGCGGCCGAAGTCTACCGCCGCGCCTTGGGCGACCAGCCGGGGCAGGGGCAGATCGGCCTCGAGGTGTACAACAACCTCGGCTATGTCGACGGCCACTGGGCCGAGGCGCGCAGCGGCCTGGAGCGCCTGCTGCGCGAGTCGCCCAGCGATCCGTACATCGCCCTGTTCCTCGCCAAGCACCTGGCCCGCCATGAAGACTCGCGCACCGAGGGTGTCCGCGCCCTGGCCAAGCTGGCCCAGCGCGAGGACATCGGCGGCGACGCCGACGAGAGCTGGCGCCTGACCCTGACCTGGATGGGCCCGCCGCAGAAGGCCCAGCAGCCGCTGTTCGAAGAGTTCCTGCGCAGCCACCCGGACGACGAGGAAATCCGCGCCCAGCTGGAGAAGGGCCGCAGCCAGCCGAGCACTGCCGGCGGCAGCCAGTGGCGCCGTGATCCCGTGCTCGACCGTGGCCTCAAGGCACTGGAGAAGGGCGACCTCGCGGTGGCCGAGCGCGACCTCACGGATTACCTGAAGAGCCATCCCAAGGATGCCGACGCCCTCGGCGGCCTGGGCATCCTGCGCCAGCGCCAGGAGCGTTTCGAAGACGCCGAAGTGCTGCTGACCAGCGCGGTGAAGCAGGGCGGCGGGCGTTCCTGGCAGAGCGCGCTGGACGATGTGCGCTACTGGTCGCTGCTGCAGCGTGCCCGCGATAACCTGGCGGGTGAGCGCAGTAGCGATGCCCGCCAGCAACTGGAACAGGCGCGCAAGCTCAAGCCCAAGGACGCCGAGGCCCTGCTGAGCCTGGCCGAGCTGCAGGCCCAGCAGGGCGAGCTGGCGGCGGCCGAGGCGGGCTTCCGCCAGGCGCTGGCCCAGCACAGCCAGGAGACCCGCGCGCTGCGCGGCCTGGCCCAGGTACTGGGCGACCAGGGCAAGCCCGAGGAGGCGCTGAGCCTGCTCGAACGCCTGCCCAAGAGCGAGCGCGACAAGCTCGGCGGCCTCGGCCAGCTGCGTGCCGAACAGGCGCTCCAGCGGGCCAAGGCGGCCGAGCAGCGGGGCGACAGCCAGGGCATGCGCCGCGAGCTGGAAGCGGCCCTGCGCGACGACCCGAACAACGCCTGGGCGCGCTTCGCCCTGGCCCGCCTGTATGTCGACCTCGGTGCGGTGGATGAAGCCCGCAGCCTGATGGATGGCCTGCTCAAGGCCCGCCCGAATGACCGCGATGCGCTCTACACCAGTGCCCTGCTGTCGATCCAGCTGCAGGAGTGGAAGCGTGCGCAGACCACCCTGGCGCAGATTCCGCGCGAGGCGCGCAACGCCGACATCAACCGCCTGGTCGCCGAAGTCGATTTCAACCTGCAGCTGCAGCAGATCAACGAGCTCAGCAGCAACGGCCGCAAGGCCGAGGCGCGCGCCTTCCTCGGACGCATCGAAGCCCTCGCCGAAGGCAAGCCGGCGCGGCTGTCGGCCCTGGCTTCGGCTTATGCCGATGCCGCCGATCCGCAGCGTGCCATCGCCATCATGCGTGACCTGCTGGCGCGCAGCCCGCGCACTGACCTGTCGCTGACCCTCAGCTATGGCCGGGTGCTGCTGGAGGCCGAGCAGGATGCCGAAGTGGCCGCGCTGCTGCGCGACCTGCAGGGCCGCAGCATGACCGCCGAGCAGCGCAAGCAGTACGACGACCTGCTGTTCTATTACCGCGTGCGCCAGGCCGAGCAGCTGCGCCAGCGCGGCGAGCTGGCTGCCGCCTACGACACCCTGGCGCCGGCCCTGGCCCAGCGCCCGCAGGATCGCCTGGCGGTTTCCGCCCTGGCGCGCATGTACGGCGCCAACGGCGATACCGGCAAGGCCCTGGAGCTGTTCAAGCCACTGGTCAAACGTCATCCCGACGATGCCAACCTGCTGGTCGGCGCCGCCGACATGGCCGCCCAGGAGGCCGAGAACGATTACGCCGAGGATGCTCTGGAGCGGGCGCTGAAGCGCGCGCCCAACGATGTCGACATCCTTACCACGGCAGCGCGGGTGTACCGCTACCTGGGGCGCACCGGCAAGGCTGCCGAGCTGCTGAAGAAGGTCGTGGCCCAGGAGAAGCTCGAGCAGACGCCGAGCTTCGCCGCCAGCACCGCGCCGGCCGCGGCGCCGCGCAACCCCTTTGCCGGCATCGGCTCGGCCGCCGCCAGCGGCGAGGCGATTCCGGCGCCGGCGCAGAGCCTGGCGCTGGCCGACGAGCCGGTGCCTGCGCCGGCCAGCCGCAGCATCCCGACCCCGGTTGGCGGCAGCGCGCTGCTGGCCGCCGAGGAGCCGGCCTACCGCGCCGCGCCGCAGCCGCTCAGTCGCCAGCCGCAGCCTGAGACCAATCCCTTTGTGGTGGCCGCCGAAGACGAAGAAGAGATAGATCCGCGTGCCGGCATGAGCGAGGCGGCACGCGCCCTCGACGATATTCTGCAGCAGCGCAGCCCCTACCTGGTACAGGGCGTGAGCGGGCGCAGCAACGACAGCGAATCCGGCCTGAGCAAGCTGACCGCTGTCGAAGCGCCGTTCGAGGCCAGCATGCCGCTGGGCGACAACCGCCTGGCCGTGCGGGTGACGCCGGTGTCGCTGAACGCCGGCAGCCTCGATGAGAATGCCTACGACCGCTTCGGCGGTGGCCCGGCCGCCTCGCTGGCCAAGCCGGGCGTATCGCCGGGCTCGCAGAAGGATTCCGGGGTCGGCCTGGCCGTGGCCTTCGACAGCCCGGGCGAAGGCCTCAAGGCTGACCTCGGCACCACGCCGCAGGGCTTCCTCTACAGCACCGCAGTCGGCGGCGTCAGTCTGGAGCGTGCCTTCGCCGGCAGCCCGGATCTGCACTGGAGCGCCAAGGTTTCGCGGCGCGCGGTCACCGACAGCCTGCTGTCGTTCGCCGGCGCCGAGGACAAGCGCACCGGCCAGCAGTGGGGCGGGGTCACCGCCAATGGCGGACGCGCGCAGCTGGCCTACGACAACCGCGAGATGGGCGCCTATGCCTATGGCGGCTGGCATCGCCTGCTGGGCAACCATGTCGAGGACAACGACCGTGCCGAGCTGGGCACCGGCGTGTACTGGTACCTGCAGAACGACGAGAACAGCCAGTCCACCATCGGCCTCGACCTGCTGGGTATCGGCTATCAGCAGAACCAGGGCTACTTCACCTATGGCCACGGCGGCTACTTCAGCCCGCAGACCTTCTTTGCCCTTGGCGTGCCGGTCAGCTGGGCCCGTCGCTACGAGCGCCTGACCGTCAAACTCAAGGGTTCGGTGGGTGTGCAGCACATCCGTCAGGACGATGCCGACTTCTATCCGGATGACGACAAGCTGCAGGCCGCCGCCAGCAAGGCCCTGGGCTACGACGCCGTATACGAGGGCTCCAGCGATACCGGCATCGGCTACAACCTGTCCGGCGCGGCCGAGTACCGCCTGGGCAGCAACTTCTTCGTCGGTGGCCAGGCCGGGGTCGACAACGCCCAGGACTATCGCCAGTGGAGCGGCGGTCTGTACCTGCGCTACATGCTCGAAGACCAGACCGGCCCGCTGGCGCTCCCCGTTTCCCCCTATCAATCCCCTTACGCGAACTAG
- a CDS encoding SGNH/GDSL hydrolase family protein, with translation MASSLLAGLSILIIGDSHMATPNYLIGGLHDDLLRKGANVHSIGICGANAGDWLKVSPGGSCGAAERRGKEPAVVLHGKASTTPISELIAKDKPDLVLIVIGDTMAGYDKPAFPKAWIWQQTTSLTKAIAATGTQCAWIGPNWGTEGGKYGKTYAKVKQMSAFLSANVAPCSYVDSLKFSQPGQWATTDGQHLNVQGYQKWGAAISGALEDVRKNAK, from the coding sequence ATGGCATCTTCACTGCTTGCCGGCCTGTCGATCCTGATCATCGGCGACAGCCACATGGCCACCCCCAACTACCTGATCGGCGGCCTGCACGACGACCTCCTGCGCAAAGGCGCCAACGTCCACTCCATCGGGATCTGCGGGGCCAACGCCGGCGACTGGCTGAAAGTCTCGCCGGGTGGTTCCTGCGGCGCCGCCGAACGGCGGGGCAAGGAACCGGCGGTGGTGCTGCACGGCAAGGCCAGCACCACGCCGATCAGCGAGCTGATCGCCAAGGACAAGCCGGATCTGGTGCTGATCGTCATCGGCGACACCATGGCCGGCTACGACAAGCCGGCGTTCCCCAAGGCCTGGATCTGGCAGCAGACCACCAGCCTGACCAAGGCCATCGCCGCGACCGGCACCCAGTGCGCCTGGATCGGGCCGAACTGGGGCACCGAGGGCGGCAAGTACGGCAAGACCTACGCCAAGGTCAAGCAGATGTCGGCTTTCCTCTCGGCCAACGTGGCGCCATGCAGCTATGTCGATTCGCTGAAGTTTTCCCAGCCGGGCCAGTGGGCCACCACCGACGGCCAGCACCTCAACGTGCAGGGCTACCAGAAGTGGGGCGCGGCCATCAGCGGCGCGCTGGAAGACGTGCGCAAGAACGCCAAGTAA
- a CDS encoding SGNH/GDSL hydrolase family protein: MSASVLAGLSLMVLGESHMSLANHLTEPLNAALVAQGAKVHSIGACGASAADWLITKKVDCGAVQDDNGKLLIKGSGATTTPIKELIAQNKPDVVVLVIGDTMASYDKPAFPKAWAWQSVTNLTKAIAATGTKCVWVGPAWGKVGGMYKKNDQRTQLMSQFLAANVAPCSYVDSLQMSKPGQWITTDGQHFTVAGYKAWGNAIAEAMSKLPAASLKGSK, encoded by the coding sequence ATGTCCGCTTCCGTACTTGCCGGCCTGAGCCTGATGGTTCTGGGCGAGAGCCACATGAGCCTGGCCAACCACCTGACCGAGCCGCTCAACGCCGCCCTGGTCGCCCAGGGCGCCAAGGTGCACTCCATCGGCGCCTGTGGCGCCAGCGCCGCCGACTGGCTGATCACCAAGAAAGTCGACTGCGGTGCCGTGCAGGATGACAACGGCAAGCTGCTGATCAAGGGCAGCGGTGCCACCACCACGCCGATCAAGGAGCTGATCGCGCAGAACAAGCCCGACGTGGTGGTGCTGGTCATCGGCGACACCATGGCCTCCTACGACAAGCCGGCGTTCCCCAAGGCCTGGGCCTGGCAAAGCGTGACCAACCTGACCAAGGCCATCGCCGCCACCGGCACCAAGTGCGTGTGGGTCGGCCCGGCCTGGGGCAAGGTCGGCGGCATGTACAAGAAGAACGACCAGCGTACCCAGCTGATGTCACAGTTCCTCGCCGCCAACGTGGCGCCGTGCAGCTATGTCGACTCGCTGCAGATGTCCAAGCCCGGCCAGTGGATCACCACCGACGGCCAGCACTTCACCGTGGCCGGCTACAAGGCCTGGGGCAATGCCATCGCCGAAGCGATGAGCAAGCTGCCGGCGGCCAGCCTCAAGGGGAGCAAATGA
- a CDS encoding alginate O-acetyltransferase AlgF, which translates to MNRSLHALAGLTGLLSLGLAQAAEIPLYPTGPSEDAAFLRFVNAGEQVLELKADGSGASLRLEGAKHASDYLTVPAGKPIKGSLSLNGQQQALDVSVAPGEFATVVGIPAAQGLNLVTVREQPDDFNALKASLALYSLDASCTDAGLQAAGRNVDIFKGVANGSLQRRSINPLKLSVQLRCGGASVGAPVDLGELAAGQRYTLFLLPSAQGPRLLQAEDTLAN; encoded by the coding sequence ATGAACCGTAGCCTGCACGCGCTGGCCGGCCTGACCGGGCTGCTGAGCCTGGGCCTGGCCCAGGCCGCCGAGATCCCGCTGTATCCCACCGGCCCCAGCGAGGACGCGGCCTTCCTGCGCTTCGTCAACGCCGGCGAGCAGGTCCTGGAGCTGAAAGCCGATGGCAGCGGCGCCAGCCTGCGCCTGGAAGGCGCCAAGCACGCCTCGGACTACCTCACCGTGCCGGCCGGCAAGCCGATCAAGGGTTCGCTCAGCCTGAACGGGCAGCAGCAGGCGCTGGATGTCAGCGTGGCGCCGGGTGAGTTCGCCACCGTGGTCGGCATTCCGGCGGCGCAGGGCCTGAACCTGGTGACCGTGCGCGAGCAGCCGGACGACTTCAACGCGCTCAAGGCCTCGCTGGCCCTGTACAGCCTGGACGCCAGCTGCACCGATGCCGGCCTACAGGCCGCCGGGCGCAATGTCGACATCTTCAAGGGCGTGGCCAACGGCAGCCTGCAACGGCGCTCGATCAACCCGCTGAAACTGTCGGTGCAGCTGCGCTGCGGCGGTGCCTCGGTGGGCGCGCCGGTGGATCTCGGCGAACTGGCCGCCGGCCAGCGCTACACCCTGTTCCTGCTGCCGTCGGCCCAGGGGCCGCGCCTGCTGCAGGCCGAAGACACTCTGGCTAACTGA
- a CDS encoding MBOAT family protein, whose amino-acid sequence MVFASLEFLILFLPAFMLVYSLVRPGGRNHVLLFGSWFFYGWLSPTFLLLHVVLTVVGWLGGLLVDRTREESRQRIRLLAALIVVNVLVLCWYKYANILAATFNELLTSYGALPFEWQKVALPAGLSFIVLQVISYLVDVHRHTVPVERSFANFATYLAMFGHSIAGPIIRYDWVRQELVQRYFNPLNFALGARRFMIGMSMKVLVADSLSPLVSVAFALEQPSFVDAWIGCLAYSLQLFFDFAGYSAMAIGLGLMLGFHFPENFNRPYWARNIQDFWRRWHISLSSWLRDYLYIGLGGNRFGTWKTYRNLFLIMAIGGLWHGGDSWNYVMWGAAHGIALGIDRAWGRAGLPDLPAWLAHSITLLFVFLAWTLFRAPTFDAALSMYAGQFGLHAFALGDALAATLRPAHGIAAALGVICLLLPLLQSRCEARFGASLVFRVVGALWPVCGFLLAFALIASRETVPFLYFQF is encoded by the coding sequence ATGGTTTTCGCCTCCCTCGAGTTCCTCATCCTGTTCCTGCCGGCCTTCATGCTGGTGTATTCGCTGGTCAGGCCGGGGGGGCGCAACCATGTCCTGCTGTTCGGCAGCTGGTTCTTCTACGGCTGGCTGAGCCCGACCTTCCTCCTGCTGCACGTGGTGCTGACGGTGGTCGGCTGGCTCGGCGGCCTGCTGGTCGACCGTACCCGCGAGGAATCGCGCCAGCGCATCCGCCTGCTGGCGGCGCTGATCGTGGTCAACGTGCTGGTGCTGTGCTGGTACAAGTACGCCAACATCCTTGCCGCCACCTTCAACGAGTTGCTGACCTCCTACGGCGCGCTGCCGTTCGAGTGGCAGAAGGTGGCGCTGCCGGCCGGCCTGTCGTTCATCGTCCTGCAGGTGATTTCCTACCTGGTCGACGTACACCGGCATACCGTGCCGGTGGAGCGCAGCTTCGCCAACTTCGCCACCTACCTGGCGATGTTCGGCCATTCCATCGCCGGTCCGATCATCCGTTACGACTGGGTGCGCCAGGAGCTGGTGCAGCGCTACTTCAACCCGCTGAACTTCGCCCTCGGCGCGCGCCGCTTCATGATCGGCATGAGCATGAAGGTGCTGGTGGCCGACAGTCTGTCGCCGCTGGTGTCGGTGGCCTTCGCCTTGGAGCAACCGTCCTTCGTCGATGCCTGGATCGGCTGCCTGGCCTACTCGCTGCAGCTGTTCTTCGACTTCGCCGGCTACAGCGCCATGGCCATCGGCCTGGGCCTGATGCTCGGCTTCCACTTCCCGGAGAACTTCAACCGGCCGTACTGGGCACGCAATATCCAGGACTTCTGGCGGCGCTGGCACATCTCGCTGTCCAGCTGGCTGCGCGACTACCTGTACATCGGCCTGGGCGGCAACCGCTTCGGCACCTGGAAGACCTACCGCAACCTGTTCCTGATCATGGCCATCGGCGGCCTGTGGCACGGCGGCGACAGCTGGAACTACGTAATGTGGGGCGCTGCGCACGGTATCGCGCTGGGCATCGACCGCGCCTGGGGACGGGCAGGGCTGCCGGATCTGCCGGCTTGGCTGGCGCACAGCATCACCCTGCTGTTCGTGTTCCTGGCCTGGACGCTGTTCCGCGCGCCGACCTTCGATGCGGCGCTGAGCATGTACGCCGGCCAGTTCGGCCTGCATGCCTTCGCCCTCGGCGATGCGCTGGCCGCGACCCTGCGCCCGGCCCATGGCATTGCTGCGGCACTCGGCGTGATCTGCCTGCTGCTGCCGCTGCTGCAGAGCCGCTGCGAGGCGCGCTTCGGAGCTAGTCTGGTGTTCCGTGTGGTCGGCGCACTGTGGCCGGTGTGCGGCTTCCTGCTGGCGTTCGCCCTGATTGCCAGCCGGGAAACCGTGCCCTTCCTGTACTTCCAGTTCTGA